In Ruminiclostridium papyrosolvens DSM 2782, the following proteins share a genomic window:
- a CDS encoding replication-associated recombination protein A, whose amino-acid sequence MRDRIQPLAYRMSPRTIDEFAGQKHIIGKDKMLYRMIKADRITSIILYGPPGTGKTSLARIIANTTQSSFEKLNAVTSGVADIKRIAADTQNTLLNPNGRTVLFVDEIHRFNKAQQDALLPFVEDGSIVLIGATTENPFFEVNKALISRSTVFMLKPLEGEDIKELLKNALEDKDRGLGNYEINITDEAMDYLCEVSSGDARTALNSLELAVLTSELGEDGKIDIGIDTIEQCVQKKAIRFDKNGEEHYDNISAFIKSMRGSNPDAAVFYLARAIYAGEDVEFLARRIIICASEDVGMANPTALQVAVAAAQAVKMIGMPESRIILAHAAVTVACSPKSNSAYMAINKALSDVESKNTGSVPMHLRNAAAKGMEQLGYGIGYKYAHDYKNNIVKQEFFPEEMKGTIYYNPTQNGYEARIKEWLEKWR is encoded by the coding sequence ATGAGAGATAGAATACAACCTTTGGCGTACAGGATGTCGCCAAGGACAATTGATGAATTTGCGGGACAAAAACATATAATCGGCAAGGACAAGATGCTGTACAGGATGATAAAGGCTGACAGAATAACCTCCATCATTTTGTACGGCCCGCCGGGAACAGGAAAAACCTCTCTGGCGAGAATAATAGCAAATACGACCCAATCCAGCTTCGAAAAGCTGAATGCAGTTACCTCAGGGGTAGCGGACATAAAAAGAATAGCCGCTGATACACAAAACACACTGTTAAATCCTAATGGAAGGACAGTATTGTTTGTAGATGAGATTCATAGGTTCAATAAAGCTCAGCAGGATGCACTGCTGCCTTTTGTTGAGGATGGCTCAATTGTGCTTATTGGTGCTACTACTGAAAATCCGTTTTTTGAAGTAAATAAGGCTTTAATATCAAGATCCACAGTATTTATGCTGAAACCTCTTGAGGGTGAAGATATAAAAGAGTTGTTGAAAAATGCTCTTGAGGACAAGGACAGAGGACTGGGGAACTACGAAATTAACATAACAGATGAAGCAATGGATTACCTTTGCGAGGTTAGTTCCGGTGATGCCAGAACTGCATTAAACTCCCTTGAGCTTGCAGTTCTTACCTCTGAACTGGGGGAAGACGGTAAAATAGATATTGGAATTGATACGATAGAACAGTGTGTTCAAAAAAAGGCTATACGCTTTGATAAAAACGGTGAAGAGCATTATGATAATATCAGTGCTTTCATAAAGTCAATGAGGGGCAGTAACCCAGATGCGGCAGTGTTTTATTTGGCAAGGGCTATATATGCCGGTGAAGATGTGGAATTCCTTGCCAGAAGAATAATTATCTGTGCCTCTGAGGATGTAGGAATGGCTAATCCCACCGCGTTACAGGTGGCAGTAGCTGCTGCTCAGGCAGTTAAAATGATAGGTATGCCTGAGTCCAGGATAATACTTGCCCATGCCGCCGTTACTGTAGCATGCAGTCCAAAATCCAATTCGGCATATATGGCAATAAACAAGGCATTGTCCGACGTAGAATCAAAGAATACCGGAAGTGTTCCAATGCATTTAAGAAATGCCGCGGCAAAGGGAATGGAACAACTGGGTTACGGTATTGGTTATAAATATGCACATGACTATAAAAATAACATAGTCAAGCAGGAATTTTTCCCGGAGGAAATGAAAGGAACAATATACTATAATCCTACTCAAAATGGGTATGAAGCCAGAATAAAAGAATGGCTTGAAAAATGGAGGTAA
- the mnmA gene encoding tRNA 2-thiouridine(34) synthase MnmA yields MGPKKVMLGMSGGVDSSVAAAILLKQGYEVIGVTLQIWQDMDEERQKSEGGCCSLSAVDDARRVANKLGIPYYVLNFKDIFNKTVIEYFKEEYFKGRTPNPCIACNRHVKWQAMLDKALSMGIDYIATGHYAKVMQDAKTGRFILKKSVTDRKDQTYALYNLTQQQLSHTLMPVGDYTKDEIREIAKEIGLSVATKPDSQEICFIHDNDYGKFLSENCDKKIVPGKFLDTKGNVLGNHKGIVHYTVGQRKGLGIAFGKPMFVVAVNPENNTVVLGDDSEVFSETLTASDLNFISIPKPIDGMRVNAKIRYSAKEAPATINVIDENRISVVFDIPQRAITPGQSVVFYDGDVVVGGGTIE; encoded by the coding sequence ATGGGTCCAAAAAAAGTAATGCTTGGTATGAGCGGCGGCGTCGACAGTTCTGTAGCTGCCGCCATTTTATTGAAACAGGGTTATGAGGTAATAGGAGTTACATTGCAAATATGGCAGGACATGGATGAAGAACGACAGAAGTCGGAAGGCGGCTGCTGCTCACTTTCAGCTGTTGATGATGCCAGAAGGGTTGCAAACAAGTTAGGTATACCCTACTATGTTTTAAACTTCAAGGATATATTTAATAAAACAGTTATAGAATACTTTAAAGAAGAATACTTCAAGGGAAGAACTCCAAACCCGTGTATTGCCTGTAACAGACATGTTAAGTGGCAGGCTATGCTGGACAAGGCTCTTTCCATGGGAATAGACTATATTGCTACCGGACATTACGCAAAAGTAATGCAGGATGCTAAAACAGGCAGATTTATTCTGAAGAAATCAGTTACCGACAGAAAAGATCAGACGTATGCACTGTATAATCTGACGCAGCAGCAATTAAGCCACACACTTATGCCGGTGGGTGACTATACGAAGGATGAAATAAGAGAAATTGCAAAAGAAATAGGACTTTCCGTAGCAACAAAACCTGATAGTCAGGAAATTTGTTTTATACATGATAACGATTATGGCAAATTTTTAAGCGAGAACTGTGACAAAAAGATAGTTCCCGGAAAATTTTTAGATACTAAGGGGAATGTGCTGGGTAATCACAAAGGTATAGTTCATTATACCGTCGGGCAAAGAAAAGGATTGGGCATCGCCTTTGGAAAACCAATGTTTGTAGTAGCCGTTAACCCTGAAAATAATACCGTTGTTCTTGGAGACGACAGTGAGGTGTTTTCCGAAACATTGACGGCTTCTGACCTGAATTTTATTTCAATCCCAAAGCCGATAGATGGAATGAGAGTTAACGCAAAAATCAGGTATTCTGCAAAAGAAGCACCTGCAACGATAAATGTAATAGATGAAAACCGTATAAGCGTTGTATTTGATATACCTCAAAGAGCTATTACTCCGGGACAGTCAGTAGTTTTCTACGACGGGGATGTAGTTGTAGGCGGCGGCACAATAGAATAA
- a CDS encoding S1C family serine protease produces the protein MKKNNLVKCAILVLTFILCTANTFAAGTTLRINGQEVASGIKTIEGKQYISVDELSSHLDGVSITQGNNSVDINSSDRISNVVSKVSPSVVGIIGKLKESSYEYDETTDNIIFGTGVIYRSNGYIITNAHVVKDMESIVVVLSNSKAYKARLKAIDEDLDLAEIKIDKGGLQPVTFGDISKVAVGDEVVAIGTPLSFGLRNSATRGIISGMNRSENRQYRFLQTDAAINSGNSGGPLVNMKGEVVGINSWVYAGIGVQGMGFSIPVNTVRYAIDQFEKFGKIRRPYLGLAFTDSITSIYGLPDTSSGVTVKSIEKNAPAQKYNIKVDDKLISINGVKVNSTTDYNEELKKYLPGDIAEFKLQRDNREINITVIFGEK, from the coding sequence ATGAAAAAGAATAATTTGGTAAAATGTGCAATTCTGGTTTTGACCTTCATTTTATGCACTGCAAATACCTTTGCAGCCGGAACTACACTTAGGATAAACGGTCAGGAAGTCGCAAGCGGAATAAAGACAATAGAGGGTAAGCAATATATATCCGTGGATGAATTGTCATCACATCTGGATGGGGTATCAATTACGCAGGGGAACAACTCTGTTGATATAAACTCTTCGGACAGGATTTCAAATGTAGTATCAAAAGTAAGTCCTTCAGTAGTAGGGATTATAGGTAAGTTGAAGGAAAGCAGTTACGAATATGATGAAACAACTGACAATATTATATTCGGAACAGGCGTTATATATCGCAGTAACGGTTACATAATAACGAATGCTCATGTTGTAAAAGATATGGAGAGCATTGTTGTAGTACTATCAAACAGTAAAGCATATAAGGCAAGGCTTAAAGCTATTGATGAGGATCTTGACTTAGCAGAAATCAAAATTGATAAAGGCGGTCTCCAACCTGTAACATTCGGAGATATATCTAAAGTGGCTGTGGGAGATGAGGTTGTAGCAATAGGAACTCCATTATCCTTTGGCCTGAGAAATTCAGCTACCAGGGGAATAATCAGCGGAATGAACAGGTCTGAAAACAGGCAGTACAGGTTTTTACAGACAGACGCTGCTATTAATTCGGGAAACAGCGGCGGACCCTTGGTCAACATGAAAGGCGAAGTCGTAGGAATAAATTCATGGGTTTATGCAGGGATAGGCGTACAGGGTATGGGCTTTTCAATACCTGTAAATACGGTCAGATATGCCATAGACCAGTTTGAAAAATTTGGGAAGATCAGACGACCTTATCTTGGCTTGGCATTTACCGACAGTATAACATCTATATACGGTTTACCGGATACCTCATCAGGTGTAACTGTAAAATCTATTGAAAAAAATGCTCCTGCCCAGAAATATAATATTAAAGTTGACGACAAACTTATTTCCATTAACGGTGTTAAAGTTAACTCAACTACAGACTACAATGAAGAGTTAAAAAAATATCTGCCCGGCGACATTGCTGAATTTAAATTACAGCGAGACAATAGGGAAATAAATATAACTGTTATTTTTGGAGAGAAATAA
- the thpR gene encoding RNA 2',3'-cyclic phosphodiesterase — translation MRVFFAIELDDGIKDYLSEIQQEVKSHCISGNFTFKENFHLTLRFIGEQNVQQVEKLKQVLKDVAYNPDFELRLDKLGSFKKGNRSIIWTGLEKSLHLQELYNNMENTLFQTGYQKEERSYNPHITLAREVKMENIGFIEKMEIEQLNVKVVSISLMESKRVNNKLAYVPLERAELQKNLQV, via the coding sequence ATGAGAGTATTTTTTGCTATTGAGCTTGACGATGGGATAAAGGATTATTTATCTGAGATTCAGCAAGAAGTCAAATCCCATTGTATTTCCGGAAATTTTACCTTTAAAGAAAATTTTCATCTTACACTAAGATTTATAGGTGAACAGAATGTCCAACAGGTTGAAAAGCTAAAACAGGTATTAAAAGATGTAGCCTACAATCCGGATTTTGAGCTTAGACTGGACAAACTGGGAAGTTTTAAAAAAGGCAATAGAAGTATAATATGGACAGGATTAGAAAAGAGCTTACACCTTCAAGAACTTTACAATAATATGGAAAATACCTTGTTTCAGACTGGATATCAAAAAGAAGAAAGAAGCTATAATCCTCATATAACTCTGGCGAGGGAAGTAAAAATGGAGAACATTGGATTTATCGAAAAAATGGAAATAGAGCAGCTTAATGTCAAAGTGGTATCCATTTCCCTTATGGAAAGCAAGCGTGTTAATAATAAGCTTGCATATGTTCCCCTTGAAAGGGCTGAACTGCAGAAAAATTTACAGGTTTAA
- a CDS encoding copper amine oxidase N-terminal domain-containing protein, translating into MKNKKSISILIILAILLASISGTYAAEDKTVIELRTGTTQVSVDGNYSVIAEAPYIIDGTFLVPMEWFADTIGAELTKTSEGSERVIYGGNTAEISIGQILYTSNNERKTMSVAPQQKNNSTMIPVDFLASNFPVTVTSDIERGTVKIVLEDDGSLSDLSFLTGGISTPKIGNSFYGWSLNVPSGSRLISSSFRSDSVQLTNEGRGLYFIVKVEPKNGRTLSQYSNTIKQENNSDESNLNLKAKDPYFDCSGTSEYDEPTRTRIYDKGQFFYSLTIGCYDGSVSSKHLVNDKYYSDIINSFGLLYKGNEKGIQDLSKVVNGKVSYYNYISFSSRNKYLSWSMDIPANWNNLKISSNQLTTFLGLDSKHYVQIAVNVLGENTLEQYTENIKKGYDKNFSPKAYTFISAGEKTLAGETAKNLKFKIKQGGKSYVIDEYYLQKGSFIYEISVKLPEKEYSEGKNDYLNTVDKISFFTEKGDKLVDEISNFKASKDEDRISRNDKLFNYVNKNYKWNLNIPGYWKDSTMLNTITFSNPNSNAFIMIEATPNTNENKNVADKEKFYLSSVMSSNGFKLTSKSTASDKGVKVRNYIYRVEDEEQDMYGNAQIHVFEKGNYSYFFMNFIPDLTATDKAVKEVNDIWKSFTITK; encoded by the coding sequence ATGAAAAACAAGAAAAGCATAAGTATACTCATTATATTGGCAATTTTACTGGCAAGCATTTCAGGTACATATGCAGCTGAAGACAAGACAGTAATTGAACTCCGTACAGGTACTACTCAGGTTAGTGTAGACGGAAATTATTCTGTTATAGCTGAAGCACCGTATATTATAGACGGTACTTTTTTAGTGCCTATGGAGTGGTTTGCCGATACAATAGGAGCCGAATTAACTAAAACTTCTGAAGGAAGTGAAAGAGTTATTTACGGGGGAAATACAGCTGAGATATCCATAGGTCAAATTTTATACACATCAAACAATGAGCGTAAGACCATGTCGGTTGCTCCGCAGCAAAAAAACAACAGTACAATGATACCTGTGGATTTTTTAGCATCAAATTTTCCTGTGACTGTTACAAGTGATATTGAAAGAGGTACGGTAAAAATCGTTCTTGAAGATGACGGCTCGTTAAGTGATTTATCATTTCTCACAGGAGGTATAAGTACACCTAAAATAGGCAACAGCTTTTATGGCTGGAGTCTTAATGTGCCTTCCGGCTCCAGACTTATATCCAGCAGTTTCAGGTCCGACTCTGTTCAGTTGACAAACGAGGGCAGAGGGTTGTATTTTATAGTTAAGGTAGAGCCTAAAAATGGGAGGACATTATCACAGTATTCAAATACAATCAAGCAGGAAAATAATTCAGATGAATCCAATTTGAATTTAAAAGCCAAAGACCCTTATTTTGATTGTTCAGGCACATCAGAATACGATGAACCCACAAGAACCAGAATTTACGATAAAGGACAGTTTTTTTATTCCTTAACAATCGGTTGCTATGACGGGAGTGTATCTTCCAAGCATCTTGTGAACGACAAGTATTACTCTGATATTATAAACTCCTTTGGTCTTTTATATAAAGGGAATGAAAAGGGGATACAGGATCTTTCAAAAGTAGTTAACGGCAAGGTGAGTTATTATAACTATATTTCATTCTCATCCCGTAATAAGTACCTTTCGTGGTCTATGGATATTCCTGCAAACTGGAACAACCTGAAAATCTCCAGTAATCAGTTAACAACATTTTTGGGACTTGATTCAAAACACTATGTTCAAATTGCTGTAAACGTTTTGGGAGAAAATACTCTTGAGCAATATACAGAAAATATCAAAAAAGGTTATGACAAAAACTTCAGTCCAAAGGCATATACCTTTATCAGTGCCGGAGAGAAAACCTTGGCAGGAGAAACAGCAAAAAATCTTAAGTTCAAGATAAAACAGGGTGGAAAGAGTTACGTTATTGATGAATACTATTTACAGAAAGGTTCATTTATTTATGAAATCTCTGTAAAGCTTCCTGAAAAAGAGTATTCCGAAGGGAAAAATGATTATCTGAATACGGTTGATAAAATATCATTCTTTACTGAAAAAGGGGATAAACTGGTTGACGAAATAAGTAATTTTAAAGCCTCAAAGGACGAAGACAGGATATCCCGTAATGACAAACTATTTAATTATGTAAATAAAAACTATAAATGGAATTTAAATATACCCGGATACTGGAAAGATTCCACTATGCTTAACACAATAACATTCAGCAATCCCAATTCAAATGCGTTTATAATGATTGAAGCTACACCAAATACTAATGAGAACAAAAATGTGGCGGACAAAGAAAAGTTTTATTTGAGTTCCGTTATGTCTTCAAACGGTTTTAAACTTACCTCTAAAAGTACTGCTTCAGACAAGGGGGTAAAAGTAAGAAACTATATATACCGTGTTGAGGATGAAGAACAGGATATGTACGGGAATGCGCAAATCCATGTTTTTGAAAAAGGAAACTATTCATATTTCTTTATGAATTTCATACCTGATTTGACTGCAACTGATAAGGCAGTCAAGGAGGTTAATGATATATGGAAGTCATTTACAATTACTAAATAA
- the nifU gene encoding Fe-S cluster assembly scaffold protein NifU, whose amino-acid sequence MYSEKVMDHFSNPRNVGEIEDANGVGQVGNPKCGDIMKMYLKIEDNIVVDAKFKTFGCGAAVATSSMATELVKGKTVEEAMKITNKAVAEALDGLPPAKMHCSNLAEEAIAAALYDYRKRNGLVDPNEAQDCTGECSACHHSHGREEDFEDEE is encoded by the coding sequence ATGTATAGTGAAAAGGTTATGGATCATTTTTCAAATCCCAGAAATGTTGGGGAAATAGAAGATGCAAATGGCGTTGGTCAGGTAGGAAATCCGAAGTGCGGAGATATAATGAAAATGTATCTTAAAATAGAAGATAATATAGTTGTAGATGCAAAGTTTAAGACCTTCGGTTGCGGAGCTGCAGTCGCAACAAGCAGTATGGCGACCGAACTGGTTAAGGGTAAAACAGTTGAAGAAGCGATGAAAATAACTAATAAGGCTGTTGCAGAAGCTCTGGATGGACTGCCGCCGGCAAAGATGCACTGTTCAAATCTGGCAGAAGAAGCTATTGCAGCTGCCTTGTATGACTATAGAAAAAGAAACGGCTTAGTTGACCCAAATGAAGCTCAGGACTGTACAGGTGAATGTTCGGCTTGTCACCACAGCCATGGACGTGAGGAAGACTTTGAAGACGAAGAATAG
- a CDS encoding YkuS family protein: MIVAVSSNLLDIAEGLNKRGYTVVDLYSYKKPVDAVVYQGKSFDFSAITEDNVSSNDGTSSTGYGVFIVCSNGKSIDEIDYMLKTRCYSSFF; the protein is encoded by the coding sequence ATGATTGTTGCGGTTTCTTCAAATCTGTTGGATATTGCAGAAGGGTTGAATAAAAGAGGCTATACGGTTGTTGATTTGTATTCCTACAAAAAGCCTGTGGATGCAGTTGTTTATCAGGGAAAAAGCTTTGATTTCTCTGCAATTACCGAAGATAACGTCAGTTCTAATGATGGTACAAGCAGTACAGGTTACGGAGTTTTTATTGTATGCTCAAACGGCAAAAGTATTGACGAAATTGATTATATGTTAAAGACACGGTGTTATAGCTCGTTTTTTTAG
- the nifS gene encoding cysteine desulfurase NifS, whose amino-acid sequence MEDRTVYLDHAATTYVKPEVFEAMKPYFSEHFGNASSIYSLGRDSKKAVEESREKVAKAIGAEPKEVYFTGSGSEADNWALKGIAAAYKKKGNHIITSAIEHPAIMSSCKYLEGEGFEVTYVPVDSDGLVSPEQIRNAIKENTILISIMFANNEIGTIQPIKEIGAIAKEKGVLFHTDAVQAVGNINIDVKDLNVDLLSLSSHKFYGPKGIGALYIKKGVKIASFIHGGQQERGKRASTENVPGIIGLGRAIELATENLDEYNKKLIELREKTIEGLFAKVPYIRLNGHRHNRLPGNVNISFEFIEGESLLLMLDMKGVYGSSGSACSSGSLDPSHVLLAIGLPHEIAHGSLRLSFGDENTQEDVDYILEVIPQIVSRLRDMSPLWEAVKDKK is encoded by the coding sequence ATGGAGGATAGAACAGTATACTTAGATCATGCTGCAACCACATATGTCAAACCTGAAGTATTTGAGGCAATGAAACCGTATTTCAGTGAGCATTTCGGAAATGCTTCATCTATATATAGTTTGGGCCGTGACAGTAAGAAAGCTGTAGAAGAGTCCAGAGAAAAGGTTGCAAAGGCAATAGGAGCAGAACCAAAAGAGGTTTATTTCACCGGCTCAGGAAGTGAAGCAGATAACTGGGCACTCAAAGGAATAGCTGCTGCATATAAGAAAAAGGGAAACCATATTATCACATCAGCTATTGAGCATCCGGCAATAATGAGTTCATGCAAATACTTAGAGGGTGAAGGCTTTGAGGTAACATATGTTCCGGTAGACAGTGACGGACTTGTATCACCTGAACAGATAAGAAATGCAATCAAGGAAAATACAATACTTATCAGCATAATGTTTGCAAATAACGAGATAGGCACTATTCAGCCTATAAAAGAAATCGGTGCTATTGCAAAGGAAAAGGGAGTATTATTCCATACTGATGCCGTACAGGCGGTTGGAAATATAAATATAGATGTTAAAGATTTGAATGTAGACCTTCTATCCTTATCAAGTCATAAATTCTACGGACCCAAAGGTATAGGAGCGTTGTATATAAAGAAGGGCGTTAAAATAGCTTCATTTATCCACGGTGGACAGCAGGAACGTGGAAAAAGAGCCAGTACGGAAAATGTCCCGGGTATAATTGGTTTAGGAAGAGCAATTGAGCTTGCAACGGAAAACCTTGATGAATACAACAAGAAACTAATTGAGCTCAGAGAAAAAACCATAGAAGGTCTGTTTGCAAAAGTTCCATATATCAGGTTAAACGGACACAGACACAACAGATTGCCCGGTAATGTAAATATATCATTTGAGTTTATAGAAGGAGAATCACTTCTTCTTATGCTTGATATGAAGGGAGTGTATGGCTCCAGCGGATCAGCCTGCTCATCAGGTTCTCTTGATCCTTCTCATGTCCTGTTAGCTATAGGGTTACCACATGAAATTGCACATGGCTCACTAAGACTTTCATTTGGAGATGAAAATACTCAGGAAGATGTTGATTATATACTGGAGGTTATACCTCAGATTGTTAGCAGGCTAAGAGATATGTCACCTCTTTGGGAAGCTGTAAAAGATAAAAAGTAA
- a CDS encoding aminopeptidase: MNQEKTKGELLKEKLTYNQKNAWEHSEKEVQQAFELCDEYKTYLDEGKTEREFCSVVESQLVKAGYENLNELMKKGTKLKQGDKVYYINKEKSAVFAVIGQEPLTHGINMLGAHIDSPRLDLKPNPVYEDTGIVLLKTHYYGGIKKYQWVTIPLALHGVVIKPDGSKLNISIGEDDKDPVFTITDLLPHLAQEQMQKKATEVIEGESLNILFGSMPLKDEKVKDKIKLNILKLLNEKYGIIEEDFISAELEAVPAYKARDIGLDRSMIGAYGQDDRVCAFTCVKAILDIVKPEKTALCILTDKEEIGSMGNTGAQSSLLRNFVSKLLYLTVDNYSDILTNLCLENSKMLSADVNAAVDPTYASVNEKTNSSFMGNGIVLQKYTGSRGKYDASDANSEFVAEIRNLFNKEGIIWHLSEMGKVDLGGGGTIAQHVANLGVDVLDCGVPILSMHSPMEISSKIDVYMSYKAMKVFIESK, translated from the coding sequence ATGAATCAAGAAAAGACAAAAGGTGAATTATTAAAAGAAAAGCTTACCTACAATCAAAAAAATGCTTGGGAGCATAGTGAAAAAGAAGTTCAACAAGCTTTTGAATTATGTGATGAATATAAGACGTACCTGGATGAAGGAAAAACAGAGCGTGAATTTTGTTCAGTTGTAGAAAGTCAGTTAGTTAAGGCAGGGTATGAAAATCTGAATGAACTTATGAAAAAAGGTACAAAGCTGAAACAAGGGGACAAGGTTTACTACATAAACAAGGAGAAATCTGCTGTTTTTGCAGTAATTGGCCAAGAACCGCTGACACATGGTATAAATATGCTTGGAGCACATATAGACTCTCCACGCCTTGATTTAAAACCTAACCCTGTTTATGAGGACACCGGTATAGTACTGCTTAAAACGCATTACTATGGAGGAATAAAAAAATATCAATGGGTAACTATTCCTTTAGCATTACATGGTGTGGTTATTAAGCCAGATGGTTCAAAGTTGAATATCAGTATTGGTGAGGATGACAAAGACCCTGTATTTACCATAACAGATTTACTTCCTCATTTGGCTCAGGAGCAGATGCAGAAAAAAGCCACTGAGGTTATTGAAGGAGAAAGTCTCAATATATTATTTGGCTCAATGCCTTTAAAGGATGAGAAGGTAAAAGATAAAATTAAGCTGAATATATTAAAGCTTTTAAACGAAAAATACGGAATAATAGAAGAGGATTTTATATCGGCAGAACTGGAGGCAGTACCCGCATACAAGGCAAGGGATATTGGACTGGACAGGAGTATGATAGGTGCTTATGGTCAGGATGACAGGGTTTGTGCATTTACATGTGTAAAAGCAATACTTGATATTGTGAAGCCTGAAAAAACTGCGTTGTGTATTCTTACTGACAAAGAAGAAATCGGAAGCATGGGGAATACCGGTGCTCAGTCCAGTCTTCTCAGGAATTTTGTGTCAAAACTGCTATATTTAACAGTAGATAACTATTCAGATATTTTAACAAACCTATGTCTGGAAAACTCAAAAATGCTTTCAGCTGATGTTAATGCAGCTGTTGACCCAACGTATGCAAGTGTAAATGAAAAAACAAATTCATCATTTATGGGAAATGGTATTGTACTTCAAAAATATACAGGTTCACGAGGCAAATACGATGCAAGCGATGCCAATTCTGAATTTGTAGCGGAAATCAGAAACCTGTTTAATAAAGAAGGCATTATTTGGCATTTATCAGAAATGGGTAAAGTTGACTTAGGTGGCGGTGGAACTATAGCTCAGCATGTTGCAAACCTTGGTGTTGATGTACTTG
- a CDS encoding histidinol-phosphatase HisJ family protein has protein sequence MHDNHIHSKFSTDSHMDAEEACKKAVETGLKGLVFTDHVDYDFPDFDESFLIDYNEYFSFFSKLKDKWASKLEVLIGVEMGFQPHVVDKINNIVNQFDFDFVINSVHIIEHKDPYNGTFFVGKTQQQAYERYLQEILCSVNAYDNYDIIGHIGYVARYGNFQDKPLRYKDYSDIIDEILKAVIEKGKGIELNTSGLRSDLGCTIPGYDVVKRYFELGGEVITVGSDSHFAEHLGHSFCEAFEHLKSIGFKHVVHFEKRKPVFEKI, from the coding sequence ATGCATGACAACCATATTCATTCAAAATTTTCTACAGATTCGCACATGGACGCAGAAGAAGCCTGTAAAAAAGCCGTTGAAACAGGACTTAAAGGATTGGTTTTCACCGACCATGTTGATTATGACTTTCCTGATTTTGATGAGAGTTTTTTAATTGATTATAATGAGTATTTTTCCTTTTTTAGTAAACTTAAAGATAAGTGGGCATCTAAGCTTGAAGTGCTTATAGGTGTTGAAATGGGTTTTCAGCCCCATGTAGTTGATAAAATCAATAATATAGTAAATCAATTTGACTTTGATTTTGTTATTAACTCAGTGCATATAATTGAGCACAAGGACCCTTATAACGGGACTTTCTTTGTGGGAAAAACACAACAGCAGGCTTATGAAAGATATTTGCAAGAAATCCTTTGTTCAGTAAATGCCTATGATAATTATGATATTATAGGCCATATAGGTTACGTTGCACGGTATGGCAACTTCCAAGACAAACCTCTCAGATACAAGGATTACAGTGATATTATCGACGAGATTTTAAAAGCAGTTATAGAAAAAGGAAAAGGTATTGAGCTTAATACTTCCGGGTTAAGAAGTGACCTTGGATGTACAATACCCGGTTATGATGTTGTAAAACGCTACTTTGAGCTGGGTGGAGAAGTTATTACCGTAGGGTCGGATTCCCACTTTGCAGAACATCTGGGGCACAGTTTTTGCGAGGCCTTTGAACATTTAAAGAGTATTGGATTTAAGCATGTGGTTCATTTTGAAAAAAGAAAACCTGTTTTTGAAAAAATATAA
- a CDS encoding RrF2 family transcriptional regulator, translating to MKVSTKGRYGLRAIVDLAAHESEGQVSLKSVAERQKLSENYLEQLFSSLKKSGLVKSIRGAQGGYLLSRPADKITVGDILRSLEGTLCPVECIDPDLPGSCDRADECVTADVWAKIRDKINEVVDSITLADLVSELANKTNDDYIYYI from the coding sequence GTGAAAGTATCAACAAAAGGAAGGTATGGACTCAGGGCTATTGTTGATCTTGCTGCCCATGAAAGTGAAGGACAGGTTTCTCTGAAAAGCGTAGCTGAAAGACAAAAACTTTCAGAAAACTATCTGGAACAGTTGTTTTCATCTTTGAAAAAGTCAGGGCTCGTTAAAAGCATTAGAGGGGCTCAAGGCGGATATCTTCTGTCAAGACCGGCTGATAAAATAACTGTTGGAGATATTTTGAGGTCACTTGAAGGAACTTTATGTCCGGTAGAGTGCATTGACCCTGACTTGCCAGGCAGTTGTGATAGGGCTGATGAGTGTGTTACGGCTGATGTCTGGGCCAAGATACGGGATAAAATTAACGAGGTAGTTGACTCGATAACTCTGGCTGATCTTGTTTCAGAGTTGGCGAATAAAACCAATGATGATTATATTTACTACATATAA